DNA from Deinococcus cellulosilyticus NBRC 106333 = KACC 11606:
GTCGTTCTGTCTCACCTATTCGCTTATCCATCTCATGAAAATTATTTAATATTGCTTCTGCGGACATAATTGGAAATTCGGGCATCGATTTAATAAACTCTACAACCAAGTCCGAACTTGATTCAATAATTAGATTCATAAAACTTTCTATCTCTTCATCTCCAATGTCAATATAAGATAATCCTAATTTAAGAGATCTTTTAATTAATTCTGCATCAAGCGCAGTATCTATCCACATTTGAGGGTTAAAACAACTACTAAAGACCTCCCTAGTAATATCTAAAGCTCTCGAAATTTGGTCTTCTGTGAGCTCAACTCTATTTTTAATATAATTGTCCAATTCCCTAAATATTTTTTTCGTGACCTGAAGACTCCATTCTCTTATTATTTCACTATCTTCAGTATTTTTTTCTAAAAAAACCTCATCAATAAACGATTCCAAAGCCGTATCAATAGGATTTTTTACAAACTCTGCGAGATCTTTACCTAAGAATGAGAAGGCGGCACCAGTGATGCACTTTGCTATCAGGCGAAGGTTCTTGTTCCTTGACACATTGACCCTACTTTCTCTAGAAAACAACTTCTATAATTCGTCCGAGACTATGGCTAAGTTTGAGCACGAGATTATCTACTTCTTATATCGAGGAAAAAATAATGTTCTCTCTGGTACTGCAAGTATTCTAAGTTGATCTGGTGTCCAGCCACTCTCCGCAAAACCTGGCCCTCATACCCAGTACCCACCAGAGAAAAGTCGTCATTCACTGCAAACACCCCGTAATCAAACAGCACATGATGATTCGGGCACAAACACAACACGTTGTCCGTTGAATCCGGCCCATTGTGCGGCATCCCCAAAGGCTTGATGTGCGCAGCCTCCGAATACGCCCCCAGAGGCGTCACCAACCTCACCCCGCACACCTGGCAGGTGTCGTCATGCATCTTCTTCACGGCCTTCGTCACCTTCGAATCCCGCTTGATTCGGTTCACCAAGGCCAGACGCCTTTCTGCTTGGGCCGTGGTGATTACCGGTGCAGGAGCATCATCCTCAGGGACATCACTCTGCACCCCTGCCATTGGAGGAACCAAGAAAGGGTCTTTCTCCAGCCGGAATCGGTACACCAGAAACCCACTCTTCCCAGGCTCACACCAGTAATCCGTCACAAAATACAGCCCGTCATAACGGTAATTCATCCCCGAAGAAAGCACCTTCGGGTCCTCCACCCGACGCACCACCCGCACTGGTAAACCCAGCTGCTTGTTCAAAGCCAGGGCCTTGTTCTGGCGGGTGAGCTCCTGGTGGGCCACCTGCTTCTCAGACTCCTGGTCCCGCCCACCATGCCCCGTGTAAATCAGGGTCTCCCCGTCATCAAAGTCATCCTCGTAACCACCAGACACCACAATGGAATCCGCCCCTTCATTGGCGGACCCACTGATCCCAGCCTGCAACGGCTTATGTATTCCCGCAGCAGCCACAGCCTTCCGATCTGGGAACAACGCTCCCACAGGGACACCCTTCACATCACCAAAAACACGTTCAGCCATCTGTTTTCCTTTCAAGTCCTTTGAGACGCAGAGCGCTTCAAGTGCAGCACGTTCTCCAACAGCATTCTTCTGTTCCTCACACTGTCGATGGCATCTTTGATGGGCATTGCCACCAGCACAGCACCCAACAGAACACCCAGCAACACAATGTGAAGGTCACCCAACTTTGGAGTTTTCTCTGAAATCTGGAAGTACAACGCAACCAGACCACCAATCCAGGCAATCATTCCTACAGGCTGAATGCTTCCCAGCAAGAAACCTGTCCTGGACTCAAAACCTGTCTCTGCAGCCATGAAATTCTTTAAGGTGTATTCCAGAACGTCAATGTCGTACTGCAGAAGCTTGCGAATCAAGTCCTTTCTGTCTCGCTGGCCTTCACTGATGGAGAGCAGAAAATCCCGGTGTGCATTCAGAAAAATCTTCAAGAGGGGTGGCAAGGTTCCATACAGCATCACCAATCCACCCATAACGTAGTAAGCCAAGGACAACCAGAGGGCAGCCCAATTCCACCAAGGGGTGACACTCACAAGAGAAACCCACAATGAAAGTGCTCCCCCTGCAAACAACACCAGCGGCCATGCAGTAGAGGTGGGGACTTTGCCATGAAGGTAACTCCGGGGTTGTTCTTCCTCGGGCACCAAAAGGTTATGGATTTCCTGAATTTTGTCGAGCTTGTCATTCCAGTTCATCAGTAAATCTGCCCCTGCTCAGACCGAATCAAGATCTGGCCGTTGTGTTCCTCCAGCTTCAGAAGGGCATACGCCTTCCCCTGCAGGGACTTCGAACCACTGCGGACCCGGTAGGTATAATCAAACCGCACTGTGCGGGTGTCCGAAGTGGAAGCCAAAGTCACCACATCCGAAACCCGCTGGTACTCCCGCACCGGCCACCGGCTGAAGTACTTCCGTTTGTCCTCAAACAAGAAGTTCTTGTCCTTCCACCCCGAGTCGTAATACTCCACGCTCTCCGCATACAGGTCCATACTCGGCGCCAGGTCATTCCTCTCCCCCATACTCAAGTACTGGTCCGTGAAGTCGAGCACCTCCTGATCCGTCATGTAAGGTTCTTCCACCACGGGATCCTCAAAGGAATCCACCACCGGTGTAGCAACCACCTCAGGAGTTGGTGTCTCACCATTCACGATGCCCGCCTCAGAAAGCTGCAGGCACTGAGAAATGGTCTCCTCTTTCAGTTCAGAAGCACGATCCCAGACATTCTGAAAGGCCCAGTAAGTTCCGTTCTGATCTGGATCTTCCCTGCCATTGATCCGCACGTAATTCCAGTAAGCGTTGTCTGCCTTCCGCTCACACGCCGTCAAGTACTGCGCCT
Protein-coding regions in this window:
- a CDS encoding YDG/SRA domain-containing protein encodes the protein MAERVFGDVKGVPVGALFPDRKAVAAAGIHKPLQAGISGSANEGADSIVVSGGYEDDFDDGETLIYTGHGGRDQESEKQVAHQELTRQNKALALNKQLGLPVRVVRRVEDPKVLSSGMNYRYDGLYFVTDYWCEPGKSGFLVYRFRLEKDPFLVPPMAGVQSDVPEDDAPAPVITTAQAERRLALVNRIKRDSKVTKAVKKMHDDTCQVCGVRLVTPLGAYSEAAHIKPLGMPHNGPDSTDNVLCLCPNHHVLFDYGVFAVNDDFSLVGTGYEGQVLRRVAGHQINLEYLQYQREHYFFLDIRSR